One segment of Thermococcus sp. AM4 DNA contains the following:
- a CDS encoding iron-sulfur cluster assembly protein — MRTDAILELLRSVKNPFTEVDIVSEGLVSKIQVDEEGVKIYLAFARNTPPGPVSSALAWPVQARIIRDIVKVLEGAGIGNLEILDDTTLQRYYPEGD; from the coding sequence TTGAGGACTGATGCCATACTAGAACTCCTCAGATCCGTGAAAAATCCATTTACGGAGGTTGATATAGTCAGTGAGGGACTGGTTTCAAAGATCCAGGTTGATGAGGAGGGTGTGAAGATTTACCTAGCGTTCGCTAGAAACACCCCCCCAGGTCCAGTTTCAAGTGCACTAGCTTGGCCCGTTCAGGCTAGGATAATTCGAGATATTGTGAAAGTACTTGAAGGAGCAGGAATCGGAAATCTTGAAATACTTGACGATACAACCCTTCAGAGGTACTATCCGGAGGGCGATTGA
- a CDS encoding AbrB/MazE/SpoVT family DNA-binding domain-containing protein: MIPLVSIRLKVGPKGQIVIPKVFREAYGIKEGGEVIVEPTEEGLVIKKPPSKEELLRKLKEYHEKRKGTKPAKLGELKGISLEDEFDEVWGIEE, translated from the coding sequence GTGATACCTTTGGTTAGCATACGCCTGAAGGTCGGCCCCAAAGGACAGATCGTCATCCCCAAGGTCTTCCGCGAGGCCTACGGCATAAAAGAGGGAGGAGAAGTTATAGTCGAGCCGACGGAGGAAGGCCTCGTCATCAAAAAGCCGCCGAGCAAAGAGGAACTCCTCAGAAAGCTCAAAGAGTATCACGAGAAGCGGAAAGGCACCAAACCGGCGAAACTGGGGGAGCTGAAAGGGATAAGCCTCGAAGACGAGTTCGACGAGGTCTGGGGGATTGAAGAATGA
- a CDS encoding ArsA family ATPase, producing the protein MREYLIPKEGFRVLFVIGKGGVGKTTTSASIAVGLAERGYKTLIVSLDPAHNLGDVLMEKLSDKPKKIIDNLYASELDMEKLIKAYLKHLEKNLKNMYRYLTVINLEKYFEVLSYSPGIEEYATLEAIREILTEGDQWDVIVFDTPPTGLTLRVLALPRISLIWADKLIDIRRKILQRRKAIANIKGEEEYEIEGEKFKLPKEEAEDPVMKELLQYRSEVQFVEDVITNPNKTSVVAVMNPEMLPLYETERAYESLKKFKVPLRLIVVNKVIQLREEIPELKVKMEAQRKVLEEVERKFRGVDVIKLPMFAEEPRGIEWLRKLGGMVLED; encoded by the coding sequence ATGAGAGAGTACCTTATCCCCAAGGAGGGTTTCAGGGTTCTGTTCGTGATAGGAAAGGGTGGAGTTGGCAAAACCACGACGAGCGCTTCAATAGCCGTTGGGCTGGCCGAGAGGGGATACAAAACACTGATAGTTTCCCTTGACCCCGCCCACAACCTCGGCGATGTCCTCATGGAGAAGCTGAGTGATAAGCCAAAGAAAATCATCGACAACCTCTACGCGAGCGAGCTCGATATGGAGAAGCTGATTAAGGCCTACCTCAAGCACCTTGAGAAGAACCTCAAGAACATGTACCGCTACCTTACCGTTATAAACCTTGAGAAGTACTTCGAGGTCCTCAGCTACTCGCCGGGGATAGAGGAGTACGCAACGCTCGAAGCCATAAGGGAGATCCTAACAGAAGGTGATCAGTGGGACGTTATAGTCTTCGACACGCCCCCCACGGGTTTAACGCTCCGCGTTCTGGCCTTGCCGAGGATTTCTCTTATCTGGGCCGACAAGCTGATTGACATAAGACGCAAGATACTCCAGAGAAGAAAAGCGATAGCGAATATCAAGGGTGAGGAAGAGTACGAGATTGAGGGTGAGAAGTTCAAGCTTCCGAAGGAGGAGGCTGAAGATCCGGTTATGAAGGAGCTCCTCCAGTACAGGAGCGAGGTTCAGTTCGTCGAGGACGTTATAACGAATCCGAACAAGACGAGTGTCGTTGCCGTTATGAACCCAGAGATGCTCCCGCTCTACGAGACCGAGAGGGCCTACGAGAGCCTGAAGAAGTTCAAGGTTCCTCTGCGGCTAATCGTTGTGAACAAGGTAATTCAGCTAAGGGAAGAAATTCCTGAGTTAAAGGTTAAAATGGAAGCCCAGAGGAAGGTTCTCGAAGAAGTCGAGAGAAAGTTTAGAGGGGTAGACGTGATAAAGCTCCCGATGTTTGCAGAGGAACCCAGGGGAATTGAGTGGCTGAGAAAGCTTGGAGGTATGGTTCTTGAGGACTGA